The proteins below are encoded in one region of Syntrophotalea carbinolica DSM 2380:
- a CDS encoding efflux RND transporter permease subunit gives MFSRFFIHRPIFAAVISIIIVIAGLVAARTLPVSQYPEIAPPTVRVTTSYPGANANVVAETVAQPIEEQVNGVEGMLYMSSTCTNNGEYTLTVTFEVGTDLDMAAVLVQNRVAIAEPSLPEEVKRNGISTKKQSTNILLIASLFSPDSRFDTLYLSNYASLRIKDELARVDGVGDVTIFGARDYSMRIWLDPDRLRARSLTTADVIDALQEQNVQVAAGQIGQDPAPAGQSFQFTVNTLGRLKDAGQFENIIVKAGKEGRLIRLRDIARVELGAKNYSSLSQLNGTPSVSIGIYQLPGANALEVAERVEAKIAQLSKTFPDGLEYKIPFNTTMFVDTAIDEVVMTLLIAVLLVFLTIYVFLQDWRATVIPALTIPVSLIGTFAVMAGMGVSINMLSLFGIVLAIGVVVDDAIVVVENTARNIDDHGLTPREATIRAMQEVTGPIIATTLVLLAVFIPTAFLGGITGQLYRQFALTVAVATVFSSINALTLSPALCALLLRPTKTAHWGFFRLFNWTFERTSNLYARLLGGLVRRAVLTLVLFVALATMAFWGFVRLPTGFVPSEDQGYCFVSIQLPDAASLERTGAVVEQVNQRLAAMDGIGDWVSIIGFSLIDGAASSNMATIWVVFDPWEKRMSADLSQDALVGRMAGEFSGIQEARIFPFVPPSIRGLGFAGGFLMELQDRSGVGLNTLQNVAADMVQDANAQSKLQGVYTTFRANVPQLFADVDRTQAKTLNVPLSNVFNTLQAFLGSVYVNDFNKFGRTYQVKVQADGAFRSDVEDIRRLEVRDTAGRMIPLGTLVSVNETVGPQLIRRYNMYPSATINGRAAAGRSSGEALGVMESLAAAKLPASMGFEWTGMSYQESTTADQGLFIFLLAVVFVYLVLCAQYESWSSPLAIILSVPLALLGTASAVMMRGMEVNVYTQIGIVLLIALSSKTSILIVEFAKAKRDAGEDIADAALEAARLRFRPILMTALTFVLGVAPLVVATGAGAASRQALGTAVFGGMLSATFLLILFVPVFYVVIQRASEALRAKWLDRNDE, from the coding sequence ATGTTCAGCCGATTTTTCATTCACCGCCCCATCTTCGCGGCGGTTATTTCGATTATCATTGTCATCGCCGGGCTGGTGGCGGCCCGCACCTTGCCCGTTTCCCAGTATCCGGAAATCGCCCCGCCGACGGTAAGGGTTACCACCTCCTATCCGGGGGCCAATGCCAATGTCGTCGCCGAGACCGTGGCACAACCGATCGAGGAGCAGGTCAACGGTGTCGAGGGGATGCTCTACATGTCGAGCACCTGCACCAATAACGGCGAATATACCCTGACCGTCACCTTCGAGGTCGGAACCGATCTGGATATGGCCGCGGTGCTGGTGCAGAACCGCGTGGCCATCGCCGAACCGTCGCTCCCCGAGGAGGTCAAGCGCAACGGCATATCGACCAAGAAGCAGTCGACTAACATTTTGTTGATCGCAAGCCTGTTTTCCCCCGACAGCCGTTTCGATACCCTGTATCTGAGCAATTACGCCTCCTTGCGCATCAAGGACGAACTGGCCAGGGTCGACGGCGTGGGCGATGTCACGATTTTCGGGGCCCGCGACTACAGCATGCGCATCTGGCTCGATCCGGATCGACTGCGAGCCCGCAGCCTGACCACCGCCGATGTCATCGACGCCCTGCAGGAGCAAAACGTGCAGGTCGCCGCCGGCCAGATCGGCCAGGATCCCGCCCCCGCCGGACAGAGTTTTCAATTTACCGTCAATACCCTGGGCCGACTCAAGGATGCCGGACAATTCGAAAACATCATCGTCAAGGCCGGCAAGGAAGGCCGCCTGATCCGCCTGCGGGATATCGCCCGGGTGGAACTCGGGGCCAAAAACTATTCCAGCCTTTCCCAGCTTAACGGCACGCCCAGCGTATCTATCGGTATTTACCAGTTGCCGGGCGCCAACGCCCTGGAGGTGGCGGAACGGGTCGAAGCCAAAATAGCGCAACTGTCAAAGACCTTTCCCGATGGTCTGGAGTACAAGATTCCGTTTAACACCACCATGTTCGTCGACACCGCCATCGACGAGGTGGTGATGACCCTGTTGATCGCCGTGTTGTTGGTTTTCCTTACCATCTACGTGTTTCTGCAGGATTGGCGGGCCACCGTCATCCCGGCCCTGACCATCCCGGTGTCGCTCATCGGTACCTTCGCGGTCATGGCCGGCATGGGGGTCAGCATCAATATGTTGTCGCTGTTCGGTATCGTGCTGGCCATCGGCGTAGTGGTCGACGATGCCATCGTGGTGGTGGAGAATACCGCGCGTAACATCGACGACCACGGTCTGACGCCCCGCGAAGCGACCATCCGGGCCATGCAGGAGGTGACCGGACCGATCATCGCCACCACCCTGGTCCTGCTGGCGGTGTTTATCCCCACGGCGTTTCTGGGGGGCATCACCGGTCAGCTCTATCGCCAGTTCGCCCTGACCGTGGCGGTGGCTACGGTATTCAGTTCGATTAATGCTCTGACCCTGAGCCCGGCCCTGTGCGCTTTATTGCTGCGTCCGACAAAAACCGCTCACTGGGGCTTTTTCCGGCTGTTCAACTGGACCTTCGAGCGTACCAGTAATCTCTATGCCCGCCTGCTCGGCGGTCTGGTGCGACGGGCCGTTCTGACCCTGGTCTTGTTCGTGGCTCTGGCCACAATGGCCTTCTGGGGATTCGTGCGCCTGCCGACGGGGTTTGTGCCGAGTGAGGACCAGGGTTACTGTTTCGTCAGCATTCAATTACCCGATGCCGCATCGTTAGAACGTACCGGGGCGGTGGTCGAGCAGGTCAACCAGCGACTTGCCGCTATGGACGGCATCGGTGACTGGGTGTCGATCATCGGTTTTTCCCTTATCGACGGTGCCGCCAGTTCCAACATGGCCACGATCTGGGTCGTATTCGATCCCTGGGAAAAGCGCATGTCCGCGGATCTCAGTCAGGATGCCCTGGTCGGGCGAATGGCCGGAGAATTTTCCGGCATCCAGGAAGCCCGCATCTTTCCCTTCGTACCGCCATCGATCCGCGGCCTGGGTTTTGCCGGCGGCTTTCTCATGGAATTGCAGGATCGTAGCGGCGTCGGCCTGAATACCCTGCAAAATGTCGCTGCCGACATGGTTCAGGATGCCAACGCCCAATCGAAGTTGCAGGGGGTCTACACGACCTTCCGTGCCAACGTGCCGCAGCTGTTTGCGGATGTCGATCGCACTCAGGCCAAGACCCTGAATGTTCCCCTGTCCAACGTCTTCAATACCCTGCAGGCTTTCCTCGGATCGGTCTACGTCAACGATTTCAATAAATTCGGGCGTACTTACCAGGTCAAGGTGCAGGCCGACGGAGCCTTCCGCAGCGATGTGGAGGACATCCGCCGCCTGGAGGTGCGCGACACGGCGGGACGCATGATCCCCCTGGGCACCCTGGTATCGGTGAACGAAACCGTCGGGCCGCAATTGATCCGGCGTTACAACATGTACCCTTCGGCCACCATCAACGGCCGTGCGGCAGCGGGGCGCAGCTCGGGCGAAGCCCTGGGCGTTATGGAAAGCCTCGCCGCGGCCAAGCTTCCCGCCAGCATGGGATTCGAATGGACCGGCATGTCCTATCAGGAAAGCACCACGGCAGACCAGGGATTGTTTATTTTCCTCCTGGCGGTGGTTTTCGTCTACCTGGTGTTATGCGCCCAGTACGAAAGCTGGTCGAGCCCGCTGGCCATCATTCTGTCGGTACCGCTGGCGCTGCTGGGCACGGCATCGGCAGTCATGATGCGGGGCATGGAGGTCAACGTCTATACCCAGATCGGTATCGTGTTACTCATTGCCCTGTCGTCCAAAACCTCCATCCTCATCGTCGAGTTCGCCAAGGCCAAGCGTGACGCCGGCGAGGATATCGCGGATGCGGCGCTGGAAGCGGCGCGCCTGCGCTTCCGGCCGATCCTGATGACCGCACTGACCTTCGTTCTCGGGGTCGCGCCGCTGGTTGTCGCCACCGGAGCCGGTGCCGCCAGCCGCCAGGCCCTCGGTACGGCGGTGTTCGGCGGCATGCTGTCGGCAACCTTCCTGCTGATACTGTTCGTTCCGGTTTTTTATGTGGTGATTCAAAGAGCCAGCGAAGCACTGCGGGCAAAATGGTTGGACAGAAATGACGAATAA
- a CDS encoding TetR family transcriptional regulator has protein sequence MARKTKAEAEQTRRDILEAALELFHAKGYTRTTLEEIARSAGVTRGAIYWHFKDKVDLFNGLKDEIECSTETRLEDLLLVSVNELSDFRDNILRLYRNLENDEHFKKFFELIFLRAEFTEELQPVLNQFKIKLHRLQQKDTDDFSRLQQAGKISANQDCVQCAFALRCLIIGSLNSWLIEEGTFSIVERGGALIDHFLNSLR, from the coding sequence ATGGCCCGAAAAACCAAGGCAGAAGCCGAACAGACCCGCCGGGACATCCTTGAGGCCGCGCTGGAGCTGTTTCACGCCAAAGGTTATACCCGGACCACACTGGAAGAAATCGCCCGCAGCGCCGGCGTCACCAGGGGCGCCATCTACTGGCATTTCAAAGACAAGGTCGACCTTTTCAACGGTCTCAAGGACGAGATCGAATGTTCCACCGAAACCCGCCTGGAGGATCTGCTGCTGGTTTCGGTGAACGAACTTTCGGATTTTCGCGACAACATTCTGCGACTGTATCGCAACCTTGAAAACGACGAACATTTCAAAAAGTTCTTCGAATTAATCTTTTTACGAGCGGAATTTACCGAGGAACTTCAGCCGGTATTGAACCAGTTCAAAATAAAACTGCACCGGCTGCAGCAAAAGGACACGGATGATTTTTCCCGCCTGCAACAAGCGGGGAAGATTTCGGCGAATCAAGATTGCGTACAATGTGCATTCGCCCTGCGTTGCCTGATCATAGGAAGCCTTAATTCCTGGCTGATAGAGGAGGGAACGTTTTCGATTGTGGAACGAGGCGGCGCACTGATAGACCACTTCCTGAATTCCTTACGCTGA
- a CDS encoding PilZ domain-containing protein yields MRRRYLSCPLLVVHQSRPSDSCVFFGYARNISRGGLYISTVNPREPGSRFDLEIPIPPLGRYVTCLCEVIWKRDFSHNSPYDPGMGMRFIDLDEETAQAIDAWVLENEV; encoded by the coding sequence ATGCGTCGCAGATACCTTTCGTGCCCCTTGCTGGTGGTGCACCAGAGCCGTCCTTCCGACAGCTGCGTATTTTTCGGTTATGCGCGCAACATCAGTCGCGGCGGCTTGTACATAAGCACCGTCAACCCCCGTGAGCCGGGCAGCCGCTTCGATCTGGAAATCCCCATCCCGCCTCTGGGACGCTACGTAACCTGCCTTTGCGAGGTCATCTGGAAACGCGACTTTTCCCACAATTCCCCTTACGATCCCGGTATGGGGATGCGGTTTATCGATCTGGACGAGGAAACAGCGCAAGCCATCGATGCATGGGTGCTGGAGAACGAGGTCTAA
- a CDS encoding glycosyltransferase family A protein has product MSLPVAVQRYLEKRALTHPWRIEGALRHDYRGAVVIPALAESAHLFATLASLQANPASVLEEFLVVVVVNQRQDAAASDKQDNDLTLRKLRESLGFLPHLGWVDAAADGLELPGKGGVGLARKIGLDLVLQRLDWAAGPILANLDADTLVRDDYLPALKAHFAIAEAGGAVVPFCHPVTGEKAQQQAMIAYELYLRGHVLGLQWAGSPYAFHTVGSTMVCRADDYVRSGGMNRRQAGEDFYFLQQLAKTSGVGGVVDTVVYPSARISQRTPFGTGRSVAQLASDGSAPRLYYDPRCYEMLHDWLQLVSAHWQTDGGEILEQAGVISELLAGFLRKENFQETWPRLCRNHADRQSRLKAFHGWFDGLKTTRLIHYLTDAGWPRQAAAEAIAPLLRRVGLPAVDEPQKQLMLLRQRQIGTPCASCRLSEKSNCCRVA; this is encoded by the coding sequence ATGTCCTTGCCTGTCGCTGTCCAACGCTACCTGGAAAAACGTGCGCTAACCCACCCGTGGCGTATTGAGGGGGCTTTGCGCCACGACTATCGGGGCGCGGTGGTGATCCCGGCACTGGCCGAAAGCGCCCATCTGTTCGCCACCTTGGCCAGCCTGCAGGCCAATCCGGCCTCTGTGCTTGAAGAGTTTCTGGTGGTTGTGGTGGTCAATCAGCGACAGGACGCTGCCGCAAGCGATAAACAGGATAATGACCTGACCTTACGGAAATTGAGGGAGTCGCTCGGGTTTTTGCCCCATCTGGGTTGGGTCGATGCTGCTGCCGACGGGTTGGAACTGCCTGGCAAAGGCGGTGTGGGGCTGGCGCGCAAAATCGGTCTCGATCTGGTGCTGCAGCGACTGGACTGGGCGGCGGGTCCGATCCTGGCGAATCTCGATGCCGACACCCTGGTCCGAGACGATTACCTGCCGGCTTTAAAGGCCCATTTCGCCATCGCCGAAGCCGGCGGAGCGGTGGTGCCCTTTTGTCATCCGGTCACCGGCGAAAAGGCGCAGCAGCAGGCCATGATAGCCTACGAACTCTATCTGCGCGGGCATGTGCTCGGTCTGCAATGGGCCGGCTCGCCCTATGCTTTTCACACCGTCGGCAGCACCATGGTCTGTCGTGCTGACGACTATGTGCGATCCGGTGGCATGAACCGCCGCCAGGCCGGCGAAGATTTCTATTTTTTACAGCAACTGGCCAAAACCTCGGGGGTTGGCGGTGTCGTCGATACGGTGGTTTACCCCTCGGCGCGGATTTCGCAGCGCACGCCTTTTGGCACCGGGCGTAGCGTGGCGCAGCTGGCGTCGGATGGGAGTGCGCCACGGCTTTACTACGATCCTCGCTGTTACGAGATGCTGCATGACTGGCTGCAGCTGGTGTCTGCCCACTGGCAAACCGACGGTGGGGAAATCCTTGAGCAGGCAGGAGTTATCAGTGAATTGCTGGCGGGGTTTTTGCGTAAAGAGAACTTTCAGGAGACGTGGCCGCGGCTGTGTCGCAATCATGCCGATCGCCAAAGCCGTCTGAAGGCATTCCATGGCTGGTTCGACGGATTGAAAACGACGCGACTGATCCACTATCTGACCGATGCCGGCTGGCCACGCCAAGCGGCAGCCGAGGCCATAGCGCCTCTGTTGCGGCGGGTCGGTCTGCCAGCGGTTGACGAGCCGCAAAAACAGCTGATGCTATTACGGCAGCGGCAAATCGGCACGCCTTGTGCTTCTTGCAGGTTGTCTGAAAAATCGAATTGTTGTAGGGTGGCGTGA
- the miaA gene encoding tRNA (adenosine(37)-N6)-dimethylallyltransferase MiaA: MTCNLLVILGPTASGKTRLGVAAARALDGEIISADSRQVFRGMDIGTGKDLSEYGDVPYHLIDICEAGSEFSVFDFQERFCTAYADIRKRGRLPVLVGGTGLYLDCVLRNYRLVKVPENPVLRAELDPLSMDQLAERLRALKPEQHNTTDLGHRERLLRAIEIAEGEKACGETGPVLPGLRPLVFGVRWERAVLRRRITARLKERLDAGLIDEVQALLDAGVAHRMLEHYGLEYRLVSQHLRGELNRNDMFQKLNSAIHQFAKRQDTWFRRMERQGVQIHWLDGAGDPLQGLLRVFMS; the protein is encoded by the coding sequence ATGACATGCAACCTGTTGGTCATCCTCGGCCCGACCGCCTCCGGCAAAACCCGCCTCGGAGTGGCGGCGGCCCGCGCCCTTGACGGTGAAATCATTTCGGCCGATTCGCGGCAGGTTTTTCGCGGTATGGACATCGGAACCGGCAAAGACCTCTCCGAATACGGCGATGTTCCGTATCATCTCATCGACATCTGCGAGGCGGGCAGCGAGTTTTCCGTATTCGATTTTCAGGAGCGTTTTTGTACGGCTTACGCCGATATCCGCAAGCGAGGCAGACTGCCGGTGCTGGTCGGCGGTACCGGTCTGTACCTCGATTGCGTGCTGCGCAACTACCGTCTCGTCAAGGTGCCGGAGAATCCCGTTTTGCGCGCCGAACTGGACCCCTTGAGTATGGATCAACTGGCAGAGCGGCTTCGGGCCCTCAAACCGGAACAGCACAACACCACCGATCTGGGCCATCGCGAGAGGTTGCTGCGCGCCATCGAAATCGCCGAAGGCGAAAAGGCTTGCGGCGAAACCGGCCCGGTGCTGCCGGGACTGCGGCCGCTGGTGTTCGGGGTGCGCTGGGAGCGGGCCGTGTTGCGGCGGCGTATCACCGCCCGTCTCAAAGAGCGTCTCGACGCAGGGCTCATCGATGAAGTTCAGGCGCTGCTTGATGCCGGAGTCGCCCACCGGATGTTGGAGCACTATGGCCTCGAATACCGGCTGGTATCGCAGCATTTGCGCGGGGAGCTGAATCGCAACGACATGTTTCAGAAGCTTAACAGCGCCATCCATCAGTTCGCCAAACGCCAGGACACCTGGTTCCGCCGTATGGAGCGTCAGGGCGTTCAGATCCATTGGCTGGATGGCGCCGGCGACCCTCTGCAGGGGTTGCTGCGCGTTTTTATGTCTTAA
- the pcnB gene encoding polynucleotide adenylyltransferase PcnB yields MIMTEPDKEMDTGAQGPVIVPRSQHSISRKHINEHSLKVLYRLRNHGFKAYLVGGGVRDLLLNRRPKDFDVATDATPSQVKKLFRNCFLVGRRFRLAHIRFAENYVVEVATFRRQPRPEELPDDPAEHFFFTENVFGTPREDAFRRDFSINGLFYNIDDFSVIDHVGGLQDLEARRLRVIGDPLVRFTEDPVRMLRALEFAARLGFSLDEGIREAIYLRGPLIAEAAPARIREEVMELFRHAVAGPVFREAQAMGLLSHLLAGYEVTEETLALLEGVDRRTGKGAAVEESLVLATLFLARFRHALPTDDEATIGNALQLANLLLTPMCAYFRIAHGTRARARDLLIGFFRLSRGRGRRGEARFLRHTSSVQALEFFALWCETTQQQLDLLADWRLAFAGTEAPSAKSSKPSRRRPRRRRRSGQRRSPKPAPKAD; encoded by the coding sequence ATGATTATGACTGAACCGGACAAGGAAATGGATACCGGCGCACAGGGCCCTGTAATCGTGCCCCGTTCACAACATTCCATTTCCCGCAAACACATCAACGAACATAGTCTCAAAGTCCTGTACCGGCTGCGCAATCACGGTTTCAAGGCTTATCTGGTCGGCGGAGGCGTACGTGACCTGCTTCTGAATCGGCGCCCCAAGGATTTCGATGTAGCGACCGATGCCACCCCGTCGCAGGTCAAAAAACTGTTCCGCAACTGCTTCCTGGTCGGCCGGCGGTTTCGCCTGGCCCATATCCGGTTTGCCGAAAACTACGTCGTCGAAGTCGCCACCTTCCGGCGGCAACCGCGCCCCGAGGAACTGCCGGACGATCCGGCGGAACATTTCTTCTTTACCGAAAACGTGTTCGGCACGCCGCGCGAAGATGCCTTTCGCCGCGACTTTTCCATCAACGGACTGTTTTACAACATCGACGATTTTTCCGTCATCGACCACGTCGGCGGGCTCCAGGATCTGGAAGCCAGACGCTTGCGGGTCATCGGCGATCCGTTGGTGCGATTCACCGAGGATCCGGTCCGCATGTTGCGGGCTCTGGAGTTTGCCGCGCGCCTGGGCTTTTCCCTCGACGAAGGGATTCGGGAAGCCATCTATCTGCGCGGCCCCCTGATTGCGGAAGCAGCGCCGGCCCGGATTCGCGAGGAAGTGATGGAACTGTTTCGGCACGCGGTGGCGGGGCCGGTGTTCCGCGAAGCCCAGGCCATGGGGCTGCTGAGCCACCTGCTGGCCGGTTACGAGGTAACCGAGGAAACCCTGGCGCTGCTGGAAGGCGTCGACCGGCGCACCGGCAAAGGTGCCGCCGTGGAAGAATCGCTGGTACTGGCGACCCTGTTTCTGGCACGCTTTCGCCATGCCCTGCCGACAGACGATGAAGCCACGATAGGCAACGCCTTGCAGCTGGCCAATCTGCTGCTCACCCCCATGTGCGCCTATTTCCGCATCGCCCACGGAACCCGTGCCCGTGCCCGGGACCTGCTCATCGGTTTCTTCCGTCTCAGCCGAGGCCGCGGTCGGCGGGGCGAGGCCCGCTTCCTGCGTCACACCAGCTCCGTGCAAGCACTGGAGTTCTTTGCCCTCTGGTGCGAAACCACGCAGCAGCAACTCGATCTGCTGGCGGACTGGCGGCTGGCTTTTGCCGGCACCGAGGCCCCGTCCGCCAAAAGTAGCAAACCCAGCCGTCGCCGTCCTCGCCGCCGGCGGCGAAGCGGGCAACGACGGTCGCCTAAGCCGGCTCCCAAGGCGGACTAG
- a CDS encoding tetratricopeptide repeat protein produces MRCPRCQAVVSEQAKFCELCGIKLERDARSLHEEAVDLYHRGQVEQALSLWKEALKLEPDFSQAHYYIGLALYDQGDLPRAIKAFRAALAESREPFRILFKLGLAQYGLGDLAASVASFKQALQVNPASAETCYRLGLSYLRQSDLEQARAALDDAIRLNPKYTRALFILGMIYSQQGNPTEAIRLFRQVEQASPDYTEACFELGMALLRNGELDEAAAQFEKTTVNSPRFTPAHFMLGEARRRAGKLSEAISAYRQALEQNPRDTEGWLHLAECQARLGQTDAAREALDKVLSLHPEHHQAKALAEQLTKTL; encoded by the coding sequence ATGCGCTGTCCCCGTTGTCAGGCGGTTGTTTCGGAACAAGCCAAATTCTGTGAGTTGTGTGGAATAAAACTCGAACGCGATGCCCGATCCCTGCATGAAGAAGCGGTCGACCTTTACCATCGCGGGCAGGTCGAGCAGGCGCTGTCGCTGTGGAAGGAGGCGCTGAAACTGGAACCCGACTTCAGCCAGGCGCACTACTACATCGGGCTGGCGCTGTACGATCAAGGGGATCTGCCCCGCGCTATCAAGGCCTTTCGAGCGGCCCTGGCCGAGTCCCGGGAACCGTTCCGCATCCTCTTCAAGCTCGGCCTGGCACAGTACGGCCTGGGGGATCTTGCCGCCAGCGTGGCAAGTTTCAAACAGGCCCTGCAAGTCAATCCCGCCAGTGCCGAAACCTGTTATCGGTTGGGATTGTCCTATCTGCGGCAATCCGACCTGGAGCAGGCCCGTGCCGCCCTCGACGACGCCATCCGGCTCAATCCCAAATATACCCGGGCGCTTTTTATCCTGGGAATGATCTATTCCCAGCAAGGCAATCCTACCGAGGCCATCCGCCTGTTCCGTCAAGTCGAGCAGGCCAGTCCGGACTATACCGAGGCCTGTTTCGAGTTGGGGATGGCACTGTTGCGTAACGGCGAACTGGACGAGGCCGCTGCGCAGTTCGAAAAAACAACGGTCAACAGCCCCCGCTTTACGCCGGCCCATTTTATGCTGGGCGAAGCGCGACGGCGGGCCGGCAAACTGTCGGAAGCCATCAGCGCCTATCGGCAGGCGCTGGAACAGAATCCCCGCGATACCGAAGGCTGGCTGCATCTGGCGGAATGCCAGGCGCGCCTCGGGCAGACCGATGCCGCCCGCGAAGCCCTCGACAAGGTTCTGTCTCTCCACCCGGAACATCACCAGGCAAAAGCCCTGGCAGAGCAGTTGACCAAGACCCTCTGA
- a CDS encoding hydantoinase/oxoprolinase family protein, whose product MKKQPETSLLGVDTGGTFTDLILVTGSKVRTHKLPSTPDDPSRAVLEGIAFLLGEDQALVFHGSTVATNALLEGTGAPVALVTTQGFGDVLHIGRQQRPRLYALHPEDRRSLVAREHVVEVRERIEADGSVAEPLDEEEIRRVVKQLKACNCDSVALCLLHAYANPDHEQRLQKALEDAGLQVSASHRVLPEYREFERASTTAVNAAVSPVMTRYLDRLQKGLEHRTLRIMQSNGGAIHAETAGSEAVRTILSGPAAGMVGAYVTARAAGFERIITFDMGGTSTDVGLCDGEVPVTSETMLAGWPVKVPMIDIHTVGAGGGSIARVDVGGALRVGPQSAGADPGPVCYGKGCDVTVTDANLYLGRLLPDRFLGGRMHLDEHRCRHAMEQLAEGAKLPARRLAEGVLEVAEATMAGALRVVSVAKGYDPRDFTLLPFGGAGGLHVCSLADKLGIPSALIPAHPGLLSAVGLVLADVIRDYSLSVLRAGESSMASLEALFAPLEERARRDMAAEGVTGGALRLERALDMRYRGQSFEVTVPLQEGFRATFHDRYQDLYGYHDKDRELEIVTLRLRAVGGGPQPDLNLGSAMHGTPQPVATRQVVWNGSETTWPVYQRSDLPVDSMLHGPALIVEETSTHVLAPDWQARVDGGFNLLLERDQA is encoded by the coding sequence GTGAAGAAGCAACCCGAAACATCGCTGCTCGGGGTCGACACCGGCGGCACATTTACCGACCTGATACTGGTCACAGGCTCCAAAGTGCGTACCCACAAGCTCCCTTCCACCCCGGACGATCCGTCGCGGGCCGTTCTCGAAGGGATCGCGTTTCTGCTTGGCGAGGATCAGGCCCTGGTGTTCCACGGCTCGACGGTTGCCACCAATGCCCTGCTGGAAGGCACTGGGGCGCCGGTTGCGCTGGTGACGACCCAAGGTTTCGGCGATGTACTGCACATCGGTCGGCAACAGCGCCCCCGGCTCTACGCTTTGCATCCCGAAGACCGCCGGTCGCTGGTTGCGCGCGAACATGTGGTGGAGGTGCGGGAACGGATAGAGGCGGATGGCTCCGTGGCCGAGCCCCTTGACGAGGAAGAGATCCGCCGGGTCGTGAAACAGTTGAAGGCCTGCAACTGCGACTCGGTGGCGCTTTGTCTGCTGCATGCCTACGCCAATCCCGACCATGAACAGCGCCTGCAGAAAGCTCTGGAAGACGCCGGTCTTCAGGTATCGGCTTCGCACCGGGTGTTGCCGGAATACCGTGAATTCGAGCGGGCCTCGACCACCGCCGTCAATGCCGCCGTATCGCCGGTGATGACGCGCTATCTCGACCGCCTGCAAAAGGGCCTCGAACATCGTACCTTGCGCATCATGCAGAGCAACGGCGGTGCCATCCACGCCGAAACCGCCGGCAGCGAGGCCGTACGCACCATTTTATCGGGACCGGCAGCCGGGATGGTCGGCGCCTATGTTACCGCCAGGGCAGCCGGCTTCGAACGCATCATCACCTTTGACATGGGGGGGACCAGTACCGATGTCGGGCTGTGCGACGGCGAGGTGCCGGTCACCTCGGAGACCATGCTGGCCGGTTGGCCGGTCAAGGTGCCGATGATCGACATTCATACGGTTGGCGCCGGCGGCGGTTCCATCGCCCGCGTCGATGTCGGGGGCGCGCTTCGCGTCGGCCCGCAAAGCGCCGGGGCCGATCCCGGTCCGGTCTGTTACGGCAAAGGCTGCGACGTCACGGTGACGGATGCCAACCTCTATCTCGGCAGGCTGTTACCCGACCGGTTTCTCGGTGGCCGTATGCACCTGGATGAACACCGCTGCCGCCATGCCATGGAACAACTGGCCGAAGGCGCCAAGCTGCCTGCCAGACGCCTGGCCGAAGGTGTGCTGGAGGTAGCGGAAGCCACCATGGCCGGGGCTTTGCGGGTGGTCTCCGTGGCCAAGGGCTACGATCCGCGCGATTTCACCCTGCTGCCGTTCGGCGGCGCCGGCGGCCTGCATGTCTGCTCCCTGGCCGACAAACTGGGGATTCCATCCGCCCTGATCCCGGCCCATCCGGGGTTGCTGTCGGCCGTCGGTCTGGTGCTGGCCGACGTGATACGCGATTATTCCCTGTCCGTGCTGCGCGCCGGCGAAAGTTCCATGGCCTCCCTCGAAGCCTTGTTTGCCCCCCTTGAAGAACGTGCCCGCCGCGACATGGCCGCCGAAGGGGTAACCGGCGGGGCGCTGCGTCTGGAACGTGCCCTCGATATGCGTTATCGGGGCCAGTCCTTCGAAGTGACGGTGCCGTTGCAGGAAGGTTTTCGCGCCACCTTTCATGACCGCTATCAGGATCTGTACGGTTATCACGACAAAGACCGGGAGCTGGAGATCGTTACCCTGCGCCTGCGCGCCGTGGGGGGCGGCCCCCAACCTGACCTCAACCTCGGCAGCGCCATGCATGGAACACCGCAACCGGTGGCCACCCGACAGGTGGTCTGGAACGGTAGCGAAACGACCTGGCCCGTCTACCAGCGATCAGACCTGCCTGTCGACAGCATGCTGCACGGACCGGCTCTTATCGTCGAAGAAACCTCCACCCATGTGCTTGCGCCGGACTGGCAGGCCAGGGTGGACGGCGGCTTCAACCTGCTGCTGGAAAGGGACCAGGCATGA